TAGTTATTACGCAGAAATGAATCCGTATTGCATAGCAACATCTAACTACGGATTGGAGTATGCGGGGGCTGTGCAGAAAGATAATTTTTATGGTGTGCAGTTTCACACTGAGAAGAGTGCTAAAGTTGGCGACCAGATCTTAAAAAATTTTATAGAAAAATAGTATGCAGATTATACCAGCCATTGACATTATTGACGGGAAATGTGTGCGATTAACAGAAGGAGACTATTCACAAAAGAAAATTTACAACGAACATCCTTTAGAAGTTGCAAAGGAATTTGAAGGTGCAGGATTACAACGTTTACATTTGGTTGATCTCGATGGCGCAAAAGCAGGCGCCGTTAAGAATTGGAAAGTATTGGAAACAATTACTTCTAAAACTTCACTCATTATTGATTTTGGTGGTGGTATTAAACAGGAAGAAGATGTAAAGATAGTTCTCAATTCTGGTGCGGCATTGGCAACAGTTGGAAGTATTGCTGTGAAAGATGAAACGAAGTTTGTAAGCTGGTTGCAACAATTTGGCGCAGAGAAATTTTTATTAGGTGCTGATGTAAAGAATGAAAAAATTGCTGTAGGCGGTTGGCTGGAAACAACGGATATCTGGATCTACGATTTCATTGAAAAATATATCAATCATGGTGTGCAGCAGATCTTCTGCACCGATGTAAGTAAAGATGGCCGACTCGAAGGGCCATCAACTGAACTCTACAAAAATATCATTCAAAAATTTCCTCATCTGCATTTCATTGCCAGCGGCGGCGTAAGCTCAATGAAAGATCTGGATGAATTAGCTGAGATCGGTTGTAATGGTGCTATTGTTGGCAAAGCCATTTATGAAGGCAGAGTAACATTGAATGAATTGAAGAAGTTCAGTTAAACTATTTTCTTCCGAAACGGTTCTTCACAATATCTACAAGCTGCAAAGCATCGGGTGTAAGCTTGAGTGCAAAAACGCCGGCAATAAATATTGCTGCAAACAGACTGCTGCGAAGAATAATTCCCATCCAGCCAGTCATTTCCTTAAGCAAATAATAACTGATAAAATAGGAGGCAATTCCTGTCAACACAGCAAGAATTGTTTTATAGCTGAATGGCTGCAGATTATATCGCTTCCATAAAAATGTATAGCGAACAGCGTTGTAAATAATAAATGCAACCAGGTTTGCGTAGGCACTTCCCTCAATACCAAACTTCTTGATCAGTACATAGTTCAATGGTAAACTGATCGACAATAACAAGACACCTGTAAGAAATTCAAACTTCCATTGTGTAGAGGTCATAATGATCTGCGAGTTAACACCTGTGCCTGCATCAATAATTCTCGATATACCAAGAATAAAAATAACAGCAAGTCCCGTGCTGTATTGTGATTGAATATCGAGTAAACGGAATGCATCTCCAATGTTAAGCCATATTCCTCCAAAAATAAAGAGAGCAGCCACTAAGAGGTTAATGGAAGATCGCTGATAGATCCGGTTGATCTCCTGCATATTTTTATCTTTCCATGCCTGAGATAAAGCAGGCAAAGTAATCGAGATCATGCTGCGTTGTGGTATCTGTATAAGATTCGCAATGTAGGATGATAGGGCATAGATGCCTGTTGGTACCAGCCCCATTAAGCTGGCAATAAAAATGCTATCCATCACCTGCGATAAAATAAAAATCACCTGCCCGGAAAAAACGAACGCTGCAAGTGTCAGCATTTTAGTTTTGAACTTCTTTGTTACACGGCTTACATTAAATGTAAAATGAAGCTGTCCGTTCTTTTTCATTGAAATTGCCAGCAACACAGCGGTAATCAAAAAACTAAACGAAAACAGTTTGATAAACAGATCAAATTCGAGAAGATTGAATAGGTATAACGCAATCAGTATTGTGGTAAGTAACCTGAATCCTGTTTCACGGAGAAAAGCCGGGTAAATGGTTTTCCGTGCATTGTTGCTCAATGTTTCAAGAATGGTAAACAACAAAAGCCCCAAACCAAAAGGGAATACCCATTTGTAATAATCAACAAACAATGGAGAGCGACCGGAAAATTTACGTACGATCAGTGGTTCAAAAACAAGACCTCCGATTACAACTAAAACAAAACCTGCAAGTACTGTTATTAGAACCCACGTTGCCAAGTCATTTTCTTTTGGAGCAAGATTGTCTTTATAGTAAGGGAAAAATTTATAGATCACTGAAATGGTTCCAAGACTTGCAACAGCATACATCAGCTGTCCAACATCAAAGAACAAACGTGTAAGCGCATACTCATCCGGATTAAAAATTCCATTCTTTGTAAAAAGCCACGTATTAATAAAACCAACAAAAAAGCCTATGTAGATAACAATGCTGGAGATAATGGCTTGTTTCCTGATTTGTCCCATACGTGGCCGAAGATATTATTTTACCTTTTTATAAGTCACATAAAAGTTCTTATCCATCAGTTTGCTGATGTCTTCACCTGCTTTAAAGTTGGTGCGGTATTTCTGCCAGTTTTCTGTAGCCAGTAATTGGCCATATTTGCCATTGCTGTTGCCGGGTAAGCGGATGGGCATGTTAAAGCCTTTTACACAATTTGCCCAGCGATAATTTAACACCTGGCTGTTGTTTTCAGTATTGAGATAATATTCCAGCGTTGGTACTTGTGTTGTGCGCAGGTATTGATCAAACATTTTACTGAGGTTATATCCTGTACGTTTCGAAATGAAATCTTCGATCTCTGCACCTGTAACAGTTTTGTGATAATATTTTTCGTTCATATCACGTAACAACATCCGGAATGTGCTTTTATTGTCAATGATCTGGCGCACCATATGGATCATGTTAGCAGCTTTCGGATACATATCACCGCTTCCCTCTTTGTTCACGTTGTATTTGCCAACAATAGGAATATCGTTCCTGATATTTCGCCGCACACCTTGCACATAGGCATCGCCTGCTTCAGTACCAAAAATATAATCAGTGTAAAGTGTTTCGCTGTAGTTGGTAAAACCTTCATGCACCCACATATCGGCAATGTCTTTGCTGCTGATGTTGTTGCCATACCACTCATGACCACTTTCATGAATGATGATGAAATCAAATTTCAATCCCCAGCCTGAACCACTAAGATCTGTGCCTTTGTAACCATTTTGGTATTCGTTACCGTAAGCCACTGCACTTTGGTGTTCCATTCCAAGATGATTGCTTTCCACCAGCTTGTATCCGTCCTCATAAAAAGGATAAGGACCAAACCAATATTCAAATGCACGAAGCATTGGCTTCACCTGTTCAAATTGCTTTTTTGCTTTTTCAAGATTGTAATCGAGCACATAATAGTCCAGATCGAGTTTGCCCTTTTCCCCTTGCAGTGTATCACCGAAATGTACATACTTGCCCACGTTCATTGTAACATCATACAGGTTGATCGGGTTAGTTACAACCCATGTCCACACTTTGTTTCCTTTTCCATCAGCAACTACATTTTGCAATCTGCCATTAGAAACATTCATCAACGTATCAGGAGCAGTTATACTGATGCTAACGCCATTATCAGGTTCATCGCTCTGGTGATCTTTACAGGGCCACCATACACTTGCACCTAAACCCTGACAAGCAACGTTGATCCATGGATTACCGTTCTTATCTTTTTTCCAAACAACACCACCATCCCAAGGCGCACGTAAAGCCGGCTTAGGTACACCATGATAAACAAGATAGAGTTGATGCAGATCTTTATCAGCAGTAAGCGGTTTCGGCATTCTTCGTTTTGGCATTTCAATATACCACGCATGCCCATCACGGGTAAAACTCACCGGCACACCATTTAATACAGCACTGTCAATGATCAACGGATCCTGCAAATCGATCTGCATGCGATTTCCTTTTCTCTTTACAAGTCTGAATGAGATAGTATTGCTGCCACTGATGGTGAAATTCTTAAAATTTGGTGTTACAGCTAAGTCATATTTCACCACATCCCACCAGACACGTTCAGGAGTTATTGAACCACGCAATGTATCTTGTCTCGTAAGTTTTTCATTGTTATGAAAAGATTGCGATTGAACAAGTACGGATTGAAACAGGAGGATCAGGAATAAGCTAAGGAAGGTTGGTAAATTCTTTTTTTGCACCGGATTTGTATTTGAGCCTAAATTTAGCAGTAATTCTTTATGCAGAAAGCGAAAATTATATTAATGGGAGTGATGAGGTGTCTACTCCAGTTAAGGCAATATCGTATTACTCATTACTCATTATTCATCATTCATCTGGCAATACTCCTTTCCTGTGGTAAAGCCAAAAAGAATGAGCAGAATATTTTTCGATACAATGAAGTAAGTGGTATCAGTTCGCTTGATCCAGCATTTGCCAAAAGTCAGTCAGTTATTTGGGCAACCCACCAACTATACAATACACTTGTTGAAACAGATGATCAACTGCATATTGTTCCTTCACTTGCAAAAAGCTGGGGGGTCAGTGATGATCGTTTGCAGATCACTTTTTATTTACGGAATGATGTGTTCTTTCATGATCACGCTGCATTCCCGAATGGCAAAGGACGAAAGATGACGGCATCAGACGTTGTGTATAGTTTTCAACGGCTGATGGATAAAAACACCGCCAGCCCCGGTGCTTGGATATTCAATAACAGGGTTGATGCAGCATCAGGTTTTACTGCCGTTGATGACACAACCTTTCGTATTACGTTATTACGACCTTTTGTGCAGATACTTGGTGTGTTGAGTAATGTGTATTGTTCGATTGTGCCAAAAGAAGTGGTGGAGAAATACGGGCCTGATTTCAGACGCAATCCTTGCGGCACCGGTCCATTTCAATTTAAAGCATGGGAAGAAGGACAAGCATTGATACTGGTGAAAAATAAAAACTATTTTGAAAAGGATAGTGC
The DNA window shown above is from Lacibacter sp. H375 and carries:
- the hisA gene encoding 1-(5-phosphoribosyl)-5-[(5-phosphoribosylamino)methylideneamino]imidazole-4-carboxamide isomerase; translation: MQIIPAIDIIDGKCVRLTEGDYSQKKIYNEHPLEVAKEFEGAGLQRLHLVDLDGAKAGAVKNWKVLETITSKTSLIIDFGGGIKQEEDVKIVLNSGAALATVGSIAVKDETKFVSWLQQFGAEKFLLGADVKNEKIAVGGWLETTDIWIYDFIEKYINHGVQQIFCTDVSKDGRLEGPSTELYKNIIQKFPHLHFIASGGVSSMKDLDELAEIGCNGAIVGKAIYEGRVTLNELKKFS
- a CDS encoding lipopolysaccharide biosynthesis protein codes for the protein MGQIRKQAIISSIVIYIGFFVGFINTWLFTKNGIFNPDEYALTRLFFDVGQLMYAVASLGTISVIYKFFPYYKDNLAPKENDLATWVLITVLAGFVLVVIGGLVFEPLIVRKFSGRSPLFVDYYKWVFPFGLGLLLFTILETLSNNARKTIYPAFLRETGFRLLTTILIALYLFNLLEFDLFIKLFSFSFLITAVLLAISMKKNGQLHFTFNVSRVTKKFKTKMLTLAAFVFSGQVIFILSQVMDSIFIASLMGLVPTGIYALSSYIANLIQIPQRSMISITLPALSQAWKDKNMQEINRIYQRSSINLLVAALFIFGGIWLNIGDAFRLLDIQSQYSTGLAVIFILGISRIIDAGTGVNSQIIMTSTQWKFEFLTGVLLLSISLPLNYVLIKKFGIEGSAYANLVAFIIYNAVRYTFLWKRYNLQPFSYKTILAVLTGIASYFISYYLLKEMTGWMGIILRSSLFAAIFIAGVFALKLTPDALQLVDIVKNRFGRK
- a CDS encoding M1 family metallopeptidase — its product is MQKKNLPTFLSLFLILLFQSVLVQSQSFHNNEKLTRQDTLRGSITPERVWWDVVKYDLAVTPNFKNFTISGSNTISFRLVKRKGNRMQIDLQDPLIIDSAVLNGVPVSFTRDGHAWYIEMPKRRMPKPLTADKDLHQLYLVYHGVPKPALRAPWDGGVVWKKDKNGNPWINVACQGLGASVWWPCKDHQSDEPDNGVSISITAPDTLMNVSNGRLQNVVADGKGNKVWTWVVTNPINLYDVTMNVGKYVHFGDTLQGEKGKLDLDYYVLDYNLEKAKKQFEQVKPMLRAFEYWFGPYPFYEDGYKLVESNHLGMEHQSAVAYGNEYQNGYKGTDLSGSGWGLKFDFIIIHESGHEWYGNNISSKDIADMWVHEGFTNYSETLYTDYIFGTEAGDAYVQGVRRNIRNDIPIVGKYNVNKEGSGDMYPKAANMIHMVRQIIDNKSTFRMLLRDMNEKYYHKTVTGAEIEDFISKRTGYNLSKMFDQYLRTTQVPTLEYYLNTENNSQVLNYRWANCVKGFNMPIRLPGNSNGKYGQLLATENWQKYRTNFKAGEDISKLMDKNFYVTYKKVK